The region ttattaatttttaataaaatatataactaaaaaattcTTCCCACTCCCACTCCCAAGCCATAGCTTTCGGCCCACCTGTAACTGTCGCGCGGCCCATTTAGGCCCAAATCAGTTCGACCCATCTAAATCTAGGCCTGGTTTAGTGTACACCAGTCAGCCCAACAAGGCCCATTTGATCATTTCCTCTTGagtgggaggaggcggccatttttttttccgctCCTCGAAATTTCGAATCGGAAAACCTAAGCGGCGAGCTCCTCGCCAGAATCCACCACCGatggaggcagcggcggcggggaggtaCGGCATCCTCGACAGGTCCTTCAAGCTCGCCGCGCGCTCCATCCTCACCGCCTGCTCCCGCGAGGTTtggtccccccccccccctccccacctCTCAAGCATCCCACGTCAGCTCCCGCGGTTGCCGCGCCCTTGAACGAGATTGTGTGCTTCCCATGAAGCTGATTCGTGCGCTGTTCCGTCGGCTTGCTGTGGTTTGTTGCGATTGACTCGTGTTGTTGTGGAGTTGTAGGATGTGAACAAGGCTTTCTCGTCGTTTACGGATGCGGAGAGGGAACGTTTGTACCAGATGTTCGTTTATGTGAGCACTCTGATCGTCTCCCAGTCCAGGAATTGTATTTGGGAATTGTGGATTTTTCGATCATTGAGGTTACAGAATTGAGCTTCATGTGTGTAGTTTACTGTGACCCCTCTAGTTTCAGACATTTCTTGCTTTTTTTGCAGGTAATCAAGTCTCTGGACAGCAACATAGAGGTGTAGTATTGTATTAAACTGGCTACTACTTAACACAGAGAATAATCTGGATTGTAACAggcattttattttctactagATTAAAATCATGTGTTTGCTTCATCTATcaagtttgtttttgttgcGCAAGAAAAACCTTATTTGTATGTTTAGGATATATGTACAGTGCTGATTGTGCTGGATGTGATTTTATAACCTTACATAAAGGCATAGGCATATTTTCCTTGGGTTTTTTCCTTGTTAGATTATTTTATCACCTGTGAGTCATGCAATTAGTTGTGGCAGAGCTGGACTGGATATATTGATTTAACATCGATCTGGTTCTTGGtatatattagttattaatgatttattgttgtattttttttctttttcgctaGATGTCTGCCCTTTGCCTTTAATGTGAGAAAACTTTCTCAAAGGTCCATGATTCAGAGTTAAAATCGAAATGATGAGTTGTTAACTGTTTATATGTTAATAGACTATTTCCTAGTGAAGTTTGCCGGTATCTGCTCTCTTTCATACCTTTTCCTTGTGCCTGGCCAGATGTGTTCATGTTTTGAGCCAACTTCCACTGatgaaatacatttttttcttggtgtGTGGACCATAACATTGAAATCTCTTATGTTATGTTTGTTGAACCAGATGTCGGAGAGTCATACACTGTACTGTTTCTGTGCTCAATATATTGATGCAATATATGTTCATACTGCAGGAGGATTTTGACACATCCTGCCATGAACTACAAGTAATGTCTCAAGCAATACTTTCAAGTTTTACTAATACTTGCAAGTAAGCGCATATGTAtaccatcatttttttaggTTGCCACTGCCCTTGATAAGATAGATCAGTTTGTTGAAGAACAAAAGCTGGATGTGTTATCTTCAGACAAGTAAGTGCTATATTTTGCCTCTGTGGCTCCATGTTTGTGAAATTTTTGTGTTCTCCTCATCTCTTGTTCACTTTCTAAGAAATACAATCACATGGACAAGCATGGCCAttgctctgttatttgttctCAAACTGTGGCA is a window of Oryza brachyantha chromosome 8, ObraRS2, whole genome shotgun sequence DNA encoding:
- the LOC102704079 gene encoding uncharacterized protein LOC102704079 isoform X2, producing the protein MEAAAAGRYGILDRSFKLAARSILTACSREDVNKAFSSFTDAERERLYQMFVYEDFDTSCHELQVATALDKIDQFVEEQKLDVLSSDKTNIEDIKQRISKAKKDEIRYLKSLLEEVEEKNNAMKAQIELLKKDDGLAAGKQVLEKLMQCNSELQSYNDR
- the LOC102704079 gene encoding uncharacterized protein LOC102704079 isoform X1, translated to MEAAAAGRYGILDRSFKLAARSILTACSREDVNKAFSSFTDAERERLYQMFVYVIKSLDSNIEEDFDTSCHELQVATALDKIDQFVEEQKLDVLSSDKTNIEDIKQRISKAKKDEIRYLKSLLEEVEEKNNAMKAQIELLKKDDGLAAGKQVLEKLMQCNSELQSYNDR